The Pseudobythopirellula maris genome has a window encoding:
- a CDS encoding helix-turn-helix domain-containing protein: protein MTLTLDPTDLDALADRVAKKLSASLRPSLPKASAVAAPAKLAFSIREAAHLLSLGERTVADAVASGAIASTKIGRLRRINRAELERIAREGI, encoded by the coding sequence GTGACCCTCACACTTGATCCCACCGACCTGGACGCTCTCGCAGATCGCGTCGCCAAGAAGCTCTCCGCGAGCTTGCGGCCCTCGCTGCCCAAGGCCTCGGCAGTCGCTGCCCCCGCCAAGCTGGCATTCTCGATTCGCGAAGCAGCACACCTGCTGAGCCTCGGCGAGCGGACCGTGGCGGACGCGGTGGCGTCGGGAGCGATCGCGTCGACCAAGATCGGCCGGCTAAGGCGGATCAATCGGGCGGAGCTAGAGCGGATCGCCAGAGAAGGAATTTGA
- a CDS encoding phage/plasmid primase, P4 family → MIAEVNGVATVRKLFDSHLRELAESGIDQATAEAAGVYSEHDAKKLAALVGWKSWPQRYGHGLVFEYRDLDGNLRFCRVKPERPPERNGKPAKYLQPGGEKSRAYFPPGVSSRLAGDGVEVVITEGEKKALSATKHGFSTIGLSGVWNFKPGGRVSVLLPDLERINWHGRKVFIAFDSDSTENASVASAEQVLSATLKSKGAIVKVVRIPASKPGDKQGLDDFIVSSGAPALRKLMDEAGEPEPVDPGTLRGSIADIDPSDVARMFLKSLTVDELPRLRFWLGEFWHWSGYSYHKTPDHDLRAKLVEYMDREFLGVKRGHVSDVLEHLKSQTLLPAHRTAPCWLDLPDAKRPDPSECVATRSGIVHLPAFVDGSSNHLIPATPRYFSTVAADYAFDPKAPMPKHWQAFLGSLWANDPHSIQTLQEWFGYCLTADTRQQKALLVIGPKRSGKGTIARVLSGLIGEGNVAGPTLSSIATNFGIWPLIGKPLAIISDARFSSRLDSAVVVERLLSITGEDRQTIDRKNMQPIECKLPTRFMILTNELPRLRDSSGAFASRFIVLNTPVSHFGAEDHGLTDRLLGELPGIFCWAAAGWARLRAQGRFTVPQSTEGLVSQLADLSSPISAFVRDACVVGADERVKANDLFKAWKDWCEEANQKPGDAPRFGRDLSANVPSVTRIRGREGNERPYLYTGIGLDSDFRS, encoded by the coding sequence ATGATCGCCGAAGTGAATGGGGTCGCCACCGTCCGCAAATTGTTCGATTCTCACCTGCGAGAGCTAGCCGAGTCGGGCATCGACCAAGCCACCGCCGAGGCGGCCGGCGTCTATTCGGAGCACGACGCTAAGAAATTGGCGGCGCTGGTCGGGTGGAAAAGCTGGCCACAACGGTACGGGCACGGGCTTGTGTTCGAGTACCGCGATCTTGACGGCAACCTGCGGTTCTGCCGCGTGAAGCCGGAACGACCGCCCGAGCGGAACGGCAAGCCGGCCAAGTACCTGCAACCTGGCGGCGAGAAGTCACGAGCCTACTTCCCGCCCGGCGTCAGTTCGCGTCTCGCTGGCGACGGCGTCGAGGTGGTCATCACAGAAGGCGAGAAGAAAGCCCTTTCCGCGACCAAGCACGGGTTCTCGACGATCGGGCTCTCGGGTGTCTGGAATTTCAAGCCGGGCGGACGGGTGAGCGTGCTGCTGCCCGACCTCGAGCGGATCAACTGGCACGGCCGCAAGGTGTTCATCGCCTTCGACTCCGACTCCACGGAGAACGCATCGGTCGCTTCGGCCGAACAAGTCCTGTCTGCGACGCTCAAGAGTAAGGGCGCCATCGTCAAAGTGGTTCGCATCCCCGCCAGCAAGCCGGGCGACAAGCAGGGGCTCGATGACTTCATCGTCAGCAGCGGCGCCCCGGCACTGCGGAAGTTGATGGACGAGGCCGGCGAGCCGGAGCCGGTCGACCCGGGCACGCTCCGTGGCTCAATCGCCGACATCGACCCGTCCGACGTGGCACGAATGTTCCTCAAGTCGCTCACCGTCGACGAACTGCCGAGGCTTAGATTCTGGCTCGGCGAGTTCTGGCACTGGTCGGGTTACAGTTACCACAAGACGCCCGATCACGACCTCAGGGCCAAGCTGGTCGAGTACATGGACCGCGAGTTCCTCGGCGTGAAACGGGGCCACGTTTCGGACGTGCTGGAGCACTTGAAGTCCCAGACGCTTCTGCCCGCTCACCGCACGGCTCCGTGCTGGCTCGACCTGCCCGACGCCAAGCGGCCCGATCCGAGCGAGTGCGTGGCGACACGCTCGGGCATCGTTCACCTGCCCGCGTTCGTCGACGGCTCATCCAATCACCTGATCCCCGCCACGCCGAGATACTTCTCGACCGTAGCGGCCGACTACGCGTTCGATCCCAAGGCCCCGATGCCCAAGCACTGGCAGGCGTTCCTCGGGTCTCTGTGGGCGAATGACCCGCACAGCATCCAAACCTTGCAGGAGTGGTTCGGCTATTGCCTGACGGCCGACACACGGCAGCAGAAGGCCCTTCTCGTCATCGGTCCCAAACGGAGCGGCAAGGGGACGATCGCACGTGTTCTCTCGGGTCTGATCGGCGAGGGCAACGTCGCGGGGCCCACGCTGTCGAGCATCGCCACCAACTTCGGCATCTGGCCACTGATCGGCAAGCCGCTGGCCATCATTTCCGACGCCCGCTTCTCGTCTCGCCTCGATTCCGCCGTGGTGGTCGAGCGGCTGTTGAGCATCACCGGTGAGGATCGCCAGACGATCGACCGGAAGAACATGCAGCCTATCGAGTGCAAGCTGCCGACCCGGTTCATGATCCTGACCAACGAGCTGCCGAGGCTCAGGGATTCGAGCGGTGCGTTCGCCAGCCGATTCATCGTTCTGAACACGCCGGTCAGCCACTTCGGGGCCGAGGATCACGGTCTCACCGATCGGCTGTTGGGTGAGCTGCCCGGGATCTTCTGTTGGGCGGCAGCCGGCTGGGCTCGTCTCAGGGCTCAGGGCCGGTTCACCGTGCCACAATCGACCGAGGGGCTCGTCAGCCAACTGGCGGACCTATCGAGCCCCATATCGGCGTTCGTTCGGGATGCGTGTGTGGTCGGAGCCGACGAGCGGGTGAAGGCCAATGACCTGTTCAAAGCCTGGAAGGACTGGTGCGAGGAAGCCAACCAGAAGCCGGGAGACGCCCCCCGTTTCGGTCGCGACCTCAGCGCCAACGTTCCCAGCGTGACCCGCATTCGAGGGCGTGAAGGCAATGAGCGACCCTATTTGTACACCGGTATCGGACTCGATTCGGATTTTAGGTCCTAG